One Candidatus Paceibacterota bacterium genomic window carries:
- the arsB gene encoding ACR3 family arsenite efflux transporter codes for MKTQSAPQTSTPAPEPKRLAFFERYLTVWVLVCMVVGVAFGKLLPDLTATLSKLECGQGSQVNVPIGILLWLMIYPMMLKVDFTAIGGIAKRPKGLVVTLIVNWLVKPFSMALLAWLFMQHIFSAWVTPEMAKEYTAGLIILAAAPCTAMVFVWSYLTDGDPVYTLVQVAVNDLIMLVAFAPIVMFLCGVANVIVPPKVLITSVVVFIVIPLAAGWLTRTLLLKSHGKEWFEKNFLPKFHPVMMWALLLTLVLIFAFQAENLTTKWLAVILLAIPILIQVYFNSSITYLMMRWLKVPHNVASPGALIGASNFFELAVAVAITLFGASSGAALACVVGVLVEVPVMLSVCKVCNNSRTWYGRSVAAT; via the coding sequence ATGAAAACGCAATCTGCCCCGCAGACTTCCACTCCAGCCCCTGAACCCAAACGCCTCGCGTTCTTTGAGCGCTACCTGACCGTGTGGGTGCTTGTCTGCATGGTGGTTGGCGTCGCTTTTGGCAAGCTATTGCCCGACCTCACCGCCACGTTGAGCAAGCTGGAGTGCGGCCAGGGCTCGCAAGTGAACGTGCCGATTGGGATTCTGCTCTGGCTAATGATTTACCCGATGATGCTCAAGGTGGATTTCACCGCCATCGGCGGCATCGCCAAAAGGCCTAAAGGTCTGGTGGTGACGTTGATCGTCAACTGGCTGGTGAAGCCGTTCAGCATGGCGCTGCTCGCGTGGTTGTTCATGCAGCACATCTTCTCTGCGTGGGTCACGCCCGAGATGGCGAAGGAATACACTGCCGGACTCATCATCCTGGCTGCCGCGCCCTGCACGGCGATGGTCTTTGTTTGGTCCTACCTTACCGACGGCGACCCTGTTTACACGCTCGTCCAGGTGGCGGTGAACGACCTCATCATGCTCGTGGCCTTCGCGCCGATCGTGATGTTCCTCTGCGGCGTGGCAAACGTCATCGTGCCGCCAAAAGTGCTCATCACGTCGGTGGTGGTGTTCATCGTGATCCCGCTGGCGGCGGGTTGGCTGACGCGCACGTTGCTGCTCAAGTCGCACGGCAAGGAGTGGTTTGAGAAGAATTTCCTGCCGAAGTTCCATCCGGTGATGATGTGGGCGCTGCTGCTGACGCTGGTGCTGATCTTCGCGTTCCAGGCCGAGAATCTGACGACGAAATGGCTCGCTGTCATCTTACTGGCGATTCCGATTCTGATTCAGGTCTATTTCAACTCCAGCATCACGTATCTGATGATGCGCTGGCTCAAAGTCCCGCACAACGTCGCCTCGCCGGGGGCACTGATTGGCGCAAGCAACTTTTTTGAACTCGCCGTTGCCGTCGCCATCACGCTCTTCGGGGCAAGTTCGGGCGCGGCATTGGCGTGTGTGGTCGGTGTGTTGGTGGAAGTGCCCGTGATGCTCTCGGTCTGCAAAGTCTGCAACAATTCGCGGACTTGGTATGGCCGGAGCGTGGCGGCCACTTGA
- a CDS encoding arsenate reductase ArsC has translation MKRVLFFCVHNSARSQIAEAWLKQIGGNGFEVESAGLEPGTLKPSVIVVMQEANIDISKKQTQSVFDLFKSGRTFDYVIALCDEINAKRCPVFPGAAKMLLWDFPERPKQQQVAAEQLAHYRVVRGLIKDRVTDWIAEKP, from the coding sequence ATGAAACGAGTCCTTTTCTTCTGCGTTCACAACAGCGCCCGCAGCCAGATAGCGGAGGCGTGGCTGAAACAGATCGGCGGCAACGGCTTTGAAGTCGAAAGCGCCGGATTAGAGCCGGGCACATTGAAGCCTTCGGTGATTGTAGTCATGCAGGAAGCGAACATTGACATCTCCAAAAAGCAAACGCAGTCCGTTTTCGATCTCTTCAAGTCCGGGCGCACCTTCGATTACGTCATCGCGCTGTGCGACGAGATCAACGCCAAGCGTTGCCCGGTGTTTCCGGGTGCAGCGAAGATGCTGCTCTGGGATTTTCCTGAACGCCCCAAACAACAACAGGTGGCGGCGGAACAATTGGCGCACTATCGAGTCGTGCGTGGCCTCATCAAAGACCGAGTGACAGATTGGATAGCTGAGAAACCCTGA
- a CDS encoding zinc ribbon domain-containing protein, with the protein MTTYVYETIPVKAGEKPRYFEIKQNMNAKPLTKHPETGVAIRRVVLGGFGVLSGKSADSGSGGGCCSGPGCCG; encoded by the coding sequence ATGACCACATACGTTTACGAAACCATTCCGGTAAAGGCCGGCGAGAAACCACGCTATTTCGAGATCAAACAGAACATGAACGCCAAGCCGCTGACGAAGCATCCGGAGACGGGCGTGGCGATTCGGCGAGTTGTGCTGGGCGGATTCGGCGTGCTCAGCGGCAAGAGCGCGGACAGCGGCTCGGGCGGCGGTTGTTGCTCCGGACCGGGTTGCTGCGGTTGA
- the arsA gene encoding arsenical pump-driving ATPase: MDTKSPAKPAASFSAFVDAPNRFLFFTGKGGVGKTSLACASAIALADQGKRVLLVSTDPASNLDEVLGQKLDGAPTPIPGVPNLLALNIDPEAAAHAYRERLVGPYRGKLPDAIVRGMEEQLSGACTMEIAAFDEFSRLLGQPEATAEFDHVIFDTAPTGHTLRLMTLPTAWTGFLDTNTTGNSCLGPLAGLQKQRVIYESAVAALADGQRTTLVLVSRAQKAALAEAERTSGELAAIGVRNQRLILNGLFKASDSDPVALALESRGAKALTAGATFLARLPVTEVPLRAHNLLGLPALRALAQDGNGFLPALAQAASALSLPRLESLTELVDDFAKAGRGVIMTMGKGGVGKTTIAAAIATELARRGFKVHLSTTDPAAHVAAAAGHIEGLQVSRIDPQAETRAYVEQVMSTTGKSLDASGRALLEEDLRSPCTEEIAVFRAFARTVAQGEDAFVVLDTAPTGHTLLLLDATEAYHREVAKRASDMPEEVLNLLPRLRDASFTRVLVVTLPEATPVHEAAALQDDLRRAQIEPFAWVINQSFAESGSRDPLLVARGADELPYIREVAGTFSSRTAIVAWVAEEPVGPEKLRQLFHTTNLN, encoded by the coding sequence ATGGATACGAAATCCCCGGCAAAGCCCGCTGCTTCCTTCAGCGCCTTTGTGGACGCGCCCAACCGTTTTCTCTTTTTCACCGGCAAGGGCGGCGTCGGAAAAACCTCGCTGGCCTGCGCTTCCGCCATCGCCCTGGCTGATCAGGGCAAGCGCGTTTTACTCGTGAGCACCGACCCGGCTTCCAATCTCGACGAAGTGCTGGGCCAGAAACTCGACGGCGCGCCCACGCCGATTCCCGGTGTGCCGAATCTTTTGGCGTTGAACATTGACCCGGAAGCCGCCGCCCACGCTTACCGCGAGCGACTCGTCGGTCCGTATCGCGGCAAACTGCCGGACGCCATCGTGCGCGGCATGGAGGAACAACTCTCCGGCGCTTGCACGATGGAGATTGCCGCGTTTGATGAGTTTTCCCGATTGCTCGGCCAACCCGAAGCCACTGCCGAATTCGACCACGTCATTTTCGACACCGCGCCGACCGGGCACACACTGCGGCTCATGACGCTGCCGACGGCCTGGACCGGCTTTCTGGACACGAACACCACCGGCAACTCCTGTCTCGGACCGCTGGCAGGATTGCAGAAGCAACGGGTGATTTACGAAAGCGCCGTCGCGGCGTTGGCCGATGGCCAGCGAACGACTCTGGTGCTCGTGAGCCGCGCGCAGAAAGCCGCACTTGCCGAAGCCGAACGCACCAGCGGCGAACTCGCCGCCATTGGGGTGCGTAATCAACGGCTCATCCTGAACGGGCTGTTCAAAGCATCCGACTCCGACCCGGTTGCGCTGGCCTTGGAAAGTCGGGGAGCGAAAGCGTTGACGGCGGGCGCAACTTTCCTCGCACGGCTGCCCGTCACCGAAGTGCCGCTACGGGCGCACAATTTACTTGGCCTCCCGGCGCTGCGGGCGCTGGCGCAGGACGGCAACGGGTTTCTACCGGCATTGGCTCAAGCCGCTTCAGCACTATCTCTCCCTCGGCTGGAGTCGCTGACCGAATTGGTGGATGACTTTGCGAAGGCTGGACGGGGCGTCATCATGACGATGGGCAAAGGCGGCGTGGGTAAGACAACCATTGCGGCCGCCATCGCGACGGAACTCGCGCGACGCGGCTTCAAAGTGCATCTCAGCACGACTGACCCGGCGGCGCACGTCGCCGCAGCGGCGGGACACATCGAAGGTTTGCAGGTTAGCAGGATTGACCCGCAAGCCGAGACGCGCGCCTACGTCGAGCAGGTAATGAGCACCACCGGCAAGAGCCTCGACGCCAGCGGACGCGCCTTGCTCGAAGAAGATTTGCGCTCGCCCTGCACCGAAGAAATTGCAGTGTTCCGCGCCTTCGCCCGCACCGTGGCGCAGGGCGAAGACGCCTTTGTCGTGCTCGATACCGCACCCACTGGGCACACGCTGTTGCTCCTAGATGCGACCGAGGCGTATCACCGCGAAGTCGCCAAACGCGCCAGCGACATGCCCGAGGAGGTGCTGAACCTCCTGCCCCGGCTGCGCGACGCCAGCTTCACCCGCGTGCTCGTCGTCACGCTGCCCGAAGCCACCCCGGTTCACGAAGCTGCCGCGCTGCAAGACGATTTGCGCCGCGCCCAGATCGAGCCGTTCGCGTGGGTCATCAACCAAAGCTTCGCCGAAAGCGGCTCGCGCGACCCCTTGCTCGTGGCGCGCGGCGCGGATGAGTTGCCCTACATCCGGGAAGTCGCCGGCACATTCTCGTCGCGCACCGCCATCGTGGCTTGGGTCGCCGAAGAACCGGTAGGGCCGGAGAAGTTGCGACAGCTTTTTCACACCACAAATCTCAACTGA
- the arsD gene encoding arsenite efflux transporter metallochaperone ArsD, with translation MTRIVNKTVKLEVFDPPMCCSSGVCGPNVDTKLVQFSAALEWLRNQGVQVERYNPSHQYEAFAGNATVVKAVNDHGTSCLPLILLNGNIVGHNSYPNREELAAIVGLERAATPVRADRNAL, from the coding sequence ATGACACGCATAGTTAACAAGACAGTGAAGCTGGAGGTGTTTGATCCGCCCATGTGCTGTTCGTCGGGCGTCTGCGGGCCGAACGTGGACACGAAACTCGTTCAGTTCAGCGCCGCGTTGGAATGGCTTCGCAACCAAGGCGTCCAGGTGGAGCGCTACAATCCCAGCCATCAATACGAGGCGTTTGCCGGCAACGCGACCGTAGTAAAAGCGGTGAACGATCACGGGACAAGCTGCCTGCCTTTGATTCTGCTCAACGGCAACATTGTCGGCCACAACAGCTATCCCAACCGGGAGGAACTCGCGGCCATCGTCGGCCTTGAGCGCGCGGCCACGCCGGTTCGCGCCGACCGAAATGCTTTATGA
- a CDS encoding cytochrome c biogenesis protein CcdA, with protein sequence MTQWVTETLQSASMGPAALPLAFLLGLVSALASACCTLPAMGMLVAYSGTRADANRQTAFASALSFMIGTTLALIVLGFVAGFVGQAAQALLGRYWKLFAGVIAVVLGLAALKLLPLKLPQLVRKTETQSAVHGMLGTVVVGLLMGGGVAAASLPCNPGIFIVIGASILMGHILWGMVLMAAFGVGFSLPLGAILFGVAFGKTSLKAQKAEAAIRVVAGVLLVVAGFYLLATF encoded by the coding sequence ATGACTCAGTGGGTTACCGAAACACTCCAATCGGCCAGCATGGGACCGGCGGCCTTGCCGCTGGCTTTTCTGCTGGGATTGGTGAGCGCCCTGGCCAGCGCTTGTTGCACCTTGCCCGCGATGGGGATGCTGGTGGCCTACTCGGGCACGCGTGCAGACGCCAACCGGCAGACAGCCTTCGCCTCCGCGCTCTCGTTCATGATCGGCACCACGCTGGCGCTGATTGTTCTGGGATTCGTCGCAGGGTTTGTGGGACAGGCTGCGCAAGCGCTGCTTGGCAGATACTGGAAGCTGTTTGCGGGTGTTATCGCGGTTGTCCTGGGATTGGCCGCACTCAAGTTATTGCCGCTGAAACTGCCGCAACTGGTTCGCAAGACTGAAACGCAATCCGCTGTCCACGGGATGCTGGGCACGGTGGTTGTTGGGTTGCTGATGGGCGGCGGCGTGGCGGCAGCCTCGCTGCCGTGCAATCCTGGAATCTTCATCGTCATCGGTGCCAGCATATTGATGGGGCACATTCTCTGGGGCATGGTCCTGATGGCAGCGTTTGGTGTGGGTTTCAGCCTGCCGCTCGGGGCCATCCTGTTCGGTGTGGCGTTCGGCAAAACATCCCTCAAGGCACAGAAGGCAGAGGCGGCAATCCGAGTCGTCGCGGGCGTGCTGCTGGTCGTCGCGGGATTCTATTTGTTGGCGACATTCTGA
- the arsD gene encoding arsenite efflux transporter metallochaperone ArsD: MTRNTDSETVRQKVREGYGKIAESGGSCCGPSPTCCGSTPVASEDLARHIGYTPEELAALPEGANMGLSCGNPNALAALQPGEIVLDLGAGGGFDVFIAGKKVGTTGRAIGVDMTAEMLAKARKNIATYRERTGLDNVEFRLGEIEHLPVADNSVDAVISNCVINLSPDKPQVWREIARVLKPIGRVAVSDLALLKPLPPAVAESVEALVGCVAGAVLVSETEQMAREAGLGDIVLKPKSAYIDGMVDWQDPLYQKIIAHLPDGTKPSDYVTSLEITACKPAQTDSRSLKTQGVSEPVRRLEIFDPAMCCSTGVCGPEVDPKLVRFAADVKWVQEQGVEVQRFNLSQNPAAFVENELVKTALTERGEAALPLLLVGDRVLASGHYPERDQLRAALNLANGANSIFSPAVAELVAIGAAIAANCEPCLKYHYRQAQLLDVSKADMASAVSMAARVKDSPHQAILRLADKLTGAGLGNPATAADPCCGDKPDAHSPGANKCCG; the protein is encoded by the coding sequence ATGACACGAAACACTGATTCCGAAACGGTGCGGCAGAAGGTCCGCGAAGGTTACGGCAAAATCGCCGAGAGCGGCGGTTCGTGCTGCGGCCCGTCGCCGACGTGCTGCGGTTCAACACCGGTGGCGTCCGAGGACCTGGCCAGGCACATTGGCTACACTCCGGAAGAATTGGCTGCGCTCCCGGAGGGGGCGAACATGGGCCTTTCCTGCGGGAATCCCAACGCGCTCGCCGCGCTCCAGCCGGGCGAAATCGTGCTGGACCTGGGCGCGGGGGGAGGATTCGACGTGTTCATTGCCGGGAAGAAAGTTGGAACGACTGGGCGGGCCATCGGCGTGGACATGACGGCGGAGATGCTGGCCAAGGCCCGGAAGAACATTGCGACCTATCGAGAGCGGACGGGGCTGGACAACGTGGAATTTCGGCTCGGGGAAATCGAGCATCTGCCGGTGGCGGACAACTCGGTGGATGCGGTCATTTCCAACTGCGTCATCAACCTTTCGCCTGATAAGCCGCAGGTGTGGCGGGAGATCGCGCGCGTGCTCAAGCCGATTGGGCGCGTGGCGGTATCTGACTTGGCGCTGCTCAAACCGCTACCGCCAGCAGTGGCCGAAAGCGTGGAAGCGTTGGTGGGTTGTGTGGCCGGCGCGGTGCTCGTATCTGAGACGGAGCAGATGGCGCGGGAGGCTGGGCTGGGAGACATCGTGCTCAAGCCGAAGTCCGCTTACATAGACGGCATGGTGGATTGGCAAGACCCGCTTTACCAAAAGATCATCGCTCACCTTCCCGACGGGACGAAGCCGAGCGATTACGTGACCAGCCTGGAAATCACGGCGTGCAAGCCCGCGCAAACGGATTCCCGCTCCCTCAAGACCCAAGGGGTGAGCGAGCCGGTGCGCAGGTTGGAGATATTTGACCCGGCCATGTGCTGTTCGACTGGCGTGTGCGGGCCGGAGGTTGATCCGAAGCTGGTGCGGTTTGCGGCCGACGTGAAATGGGTGCAGGAACAAGGCGTGGAAGTGCAGCGCTTCAATCTCTCGCAGAATCCCGCCGCGTTCGTTGAGAACGAATTGGTCAAGACCGCACTCACCGAAAGGGGCGAAGCCGCACTGCCCTTGTTACTCGTGGGCGACCGGGTGCTAGCCAGCGGGCATTATCCGGAGCGCGATCAATTGAGAGCGGCGCTGAACCTAGCGAACGGCGCGAACAGCATTTTCAGTCCGGCCGTGGCGGAACTCGTGGCCATCGGCGCGGCGATTGCCGCCAACTGCGAGCCGTGCCTCAAGTATCACTATCGGCAGGCGCAATTGTTGGATGTTTCCAAAGCAGACATGGCAAGCGCGGTGAGCATGGCTGCCAGGGTGAAGGATTCTCCGCATCAGGCGATCCTCCGACTCGCTGACAAGCTAACCGGAGCCGGACTCGGCAATCCCGCGACGGCTGCCGATCCATGCTGTGGAGACAAGCCAGACGCTCATTCGCCGGGCGCAAACAAGTGTTGTGGTTAG
- a CDS encoding arsenate reductase ArsC — protein MSKVKPTVLILCTGNSCRSHLAEGILRAAAGEILDVQSAGSKPAGYVHPLGIQVMKEIGIDISGHHSKHMDQFLKQPVETVITVCGNADQACPMFPGQVNRYHWGFDDPAHATGTDEEKLVVFRRVRDEIRRVFEAYGAGRKDQARRMNR, from the coding sequence ATGTCAAAAGTGAAACCGACCGTCCTCATTCTCTGCACCGGCAATTCCTGCCGCAGCCATCTGGCCGAAGGCATCCTGCGCGCGGCGGCGGGCGAAATTCTCGATGTGCAAAGCGCCGGGTCAAAGCCCGCCGGATACGTCCATCCGCTCGGCATTCAGGTGATGAAGGAGATTGGTATTGATATTTCCGGCCATCACTCGAAACACATGGACCAGTTCCTGAAGCAGCCCGTCGAGACTGTCATCACCGTCTGCGGCAACGCCGACCAAGCGTGTCCGATGTTCCCCGGCCAGGTGAACCGTTACCATTGGGGCTTTGACGACCCGGCGCACGCCACCGGCACAGATGAGGAAAAGCTCGTCGTGTTCCGCCGCGTGCGTGACGAGATCAGAAGAGTGTTTGAGGCATACGGGGCGGGGCGGAAGGACCAAGCGAGGAGGATGAACAGATGA
- a CDS encoding metalloregulator ArsR/SmtB family transcription factor — protein MQKYTMRAFMNITKALADENRIRTLLALRQGELCVCQITELFGLAPSTISKHLSILFQAGLVESRKDGRWIYYKLPGKNAPVEVCEAIDWVAKSLDGNPRATEDQKALKRILKQDPAELCKRQCQK, from the coding sequence ATGCAGAAATACACTATGCGCGCGTTCATGAACATTACCAAGGCGCTGGCGGACGAGAACCGCATCCGCACGCTGCTGGCCTTGCGGCAGGGCGAATTGTGCGTCTGCCAGATCACGGAGCTGTTTGGCCTCGCTCCATCCACCATTTCGAAGCACCTGTCCATCCTCTTTCAGGCCGGGTTGGTGGAGTCGCGCAAGGATGGCCGCTGGATTTACTACAAGCTACCGGGCAAGAACGCCCCCGTGGAGGTGTGCGAAGCGATTGACTGGGTCGCGAAGTCGCTCGACGGCAATCCGCGCGCTACCGAAGACCAGAAGGCCCTTAAACGAATCCTGAAACAAGACCCTGCGGAACTATGCAAACGCCAATGTCAAAAGTGA
- a CDS encoding flavodoxin family protein: MNEHVTRRNFLATASVAAMAATTVSTFAAESGGGKPLKILGISCSPRKGMTTAKAVQAALDAAKGLDARIQVELIDLGGLNIAGWSPTPPKDDFTAILPKLQDPAVAGLIIGSPSYFRSLSALTKAFIERCAPLREPKMLLDGKPVGVIATGAFRNGGQELIIEQIQTAMLCFGMIPVGGRPPAFQGGTVLSTKDDISGDDLGLGTARNTGLRVADLALRLAR; this comes from the coding sequence ATGAATGAACATGTGACCCGCCGCAACTTCCTCGCCACTGCGAGTGTTGCCGCGATGGCTGCAACCACCGTCTCCACCTTCGCCGCCGAATCGGGTGGCGGCAAGCCGCTGAAGATTCTTGGCATCTCGTGCAGCCCACGCAAAGGCATGACCACGGCCAAAGCCGTTCAAGCCGCGCTGGACGCCGCCAAGGGACTTGATGCACGGATTCAGGTGGAGTTGATAGACTTGGGTGGACTGAACATCGCCGGCTGGTCGCCTACGCCACCGAAGGACGACTTCACGGCCATCCTGCCGAAACTCCAAGACCCGGCCGTAGCCGGGCTCATCATCGGCTCGCCCTCCTACTTCCGCAGTTTGAGCGCATTGACCAAGGCATTCATTGAACGCTGTGCGCCCTTGCGCGAGCCGAAGATGCTGCTGGACGGCAAACCGGTGGGTGTCATTGCCACGGGCGCGTTCCGCAACGGCGGGCAGGAGTTGATCATTGAGCAGATTCAAACGGCGATGCTTTGCTTCGGCATGATTCCCGTGGGCGGTCGCCCGCCCGCGTTCCAAGGCGGCACGGTGCTATCGACGAAAGACGACATCAGCGGCGACGATCTCGGCCTCGGCACAGCCCGCAACACCGGCCTGCGCGTGGCTGACCTGGCGCTGCGGCTCGCACGGTAG
- a CDS encoding putative zinc-binding protein, which yields MNPTTTPTQCTCQAAPKLIFPCSGASDVGGLSDRAARQMTLDLAGKMYCLAGIGGRVEGILANTRSAAKVLVIDGCKEECARKTMELAGFSDFAHLQLERDFQFEKGATRVTAARIRQIADRGAELLAG from the coding sequence TTGAATCCCACGACTACTCCAACTCAATGCACCTGTCAGGCCGCGCCCAAGCTCATCTTCCCATGCTCCGGCGCTTCCGATGTGGGCGGTCTCTCGGACCGCGCCGCACGCCAGATGACGCTGGACCTCGCCGGGAAGATGTATTGCCTCGCGGGCATTGGCGGTCGAGTGGAAGGCATCCTGGCCAACACCCGCTCCGCCGCCAAAGTGCTGGTGATTGACGGCTGTAAGGAAGAGTGCGCCCGCAAGACGATGGAACTGGCGGGCTTCAGCGACTTTGCCCACCTGCAACTGGAGCGCGACTTCCAATTCGAGAAAGGCGCAACGCGTGTCACTGCTGCCCGCATCCGCCAGATCGCGGATCGCGGGGCGGAGTTGCTGGCCGGTTGA